DNA from Roseimicrobium sp. ORNL1:
GGGGGTGACACCGGCGCGAGCTTCCTCAATGCGGGCCATGCCGCCGCCCACGGTGAGAATCGGCAGGCGAAAGATGGCCTCATGCGGGGGCAGGAGATCCGAGCGGCCCTGCGAGGTGGCGGGAGCGGCGCGCTTGTACAGGATGTTTACCAGGGTCTTCTTGCCCGGCTTCAGGGTCACCTGGCTGGGGGCATCCTGCGGGGTCCACGTGGGAGTGAGCAGGGGCAGCACGGCGTAGGTCTGCTCTTCCTGGGTGGGATTCTCCAGGCGGTAGTTCAGCTTGCAGGTCTCTGCATTCTCCAGGTTCACCGTCGCAGCGGCCATGGTCCAGGGCACTTGCTTGGGGCCATTGATGAGTTCCTGGTAGACACGGCGTCCGAGAAGCTGCTGGCTGTGTGTATCAGGGTGTACGAGGTCCACGATGTCGCCGTGGTTGAAGCGGGTTTTCAGCAACTCCACGATCTGCTGGAAACTCACCATCGCCTTCTTGTCCGGGTCGTTGCTCAGCTCCTCGGACATCGGATTCTCCAGCACGGGTCCACGCGGGGCAGGGGGCGCCGGGGGTGCCTTCGGGTCGTCCTTGGCCGCATCGGCTGCCGCTGCTGTCGCGGCTGCAGTCTTGGCCGCTTCCTTGGCCAGCTTCTTCTTCACTTCATCCAGGGGATGCACGCGCTTCTCGAACTGGACGAGCCACGCCAGATCTCCGAGGTCCGCGAAGAACACCCCGTTCGCCTGCGCCACCTCACGCATGGTATCCGTGTAGGGGCGGGTGAGCGCGAGGCTCTGCTCCGGCGGATCCAGGAGGATCAGCGAGGGACCGCACAAGATGAGGTCCGCGCCCTTGCTCTTCACCACATCCACCACCTGCTGCACGTTCTTGCGGTACACATCCAGCGGCTGGCCGTTGAGGCAGTCGTTGATGCCGTAGCTCACAATGACGAGATCCGGATCATTCTCAAAAGCCGTCGTGCTCAGCGGTTGCAGCGCATGGAAAATCAGACGGCCACCGCGTGAGAAATTCTGCACCGTGATCTCCGGTCCAAAGAAGTTGGTGAGCTTCGCAGGCTGGTCCTTGGCAGGCCTCACCAGGCGCACGCCGCCATTGTAGATGAATTGATCCGCCAGCTCCTGGAGGAAAATGCCGTTCCAGGCCTTGAGCACGTTGCCGTTGTCCGCGCCGTGGCCCCAGTTGATCATCACGCTGTCGCCAATGCAGATGGCGTGCACCGGGGCGCGCTTGGCGAGTTTCGGATAGGTGCGGGGCAGGTATTGCTGGATGCGGGCGGTCTGCTCGGCATTCAGCTCAAAGCTGGCTGCCTGGGTGCTCGTGCTCGCGCTGAGGCAGGTCATCCCAACAACCGCGGCAAGAAAGGCGAGGGGATGAAGAAATCGGGGCAACATCATGGAAAGGGAAGGGGAGTGTATTTCCACCATACGTCGCACATTTCCAGCAGGAAAAGCGGAAGTGCGGACAGCAGGCGGGAGTGATTGAGACAAGACGGGTCACGACTGGATTGCAAAAAATCAGGAATTGTGACAACCCCCTGCCGCTGAGGGGGCGGTGAAAGGAGGTTGGGCGTCCTCGCCTGACAGTGGACGTTAGGCCTCCGGCCTGACGTTGGGTTGAGCGAAGGTGTGGGGGTGATTGTACCCCTCTGCGTCCTTTGCCTCTTTGCGGTTAACCGGATGTGGCCTTGCAGCGTGAAAAGCGACATGCACGAGCCGTTGCCCGTCAGGCCGGAGGCCTAACGCCCACTGTCAGGCGAGGACGCCTAACCTCCGTGCCCGCTGCTTTGCGTTCTCCCCTCAGCAAGGCAACTTTACGAAGCACTTGTCGCCCGGAAATCCCTGCTTAACGTATCCGACACATGACCCCCAAGATCGACCCCGCGCTGCACACTGACAAGAAACCCGATTGGATCCGGGTGAAGTTGCCGCGCGACCCGGTCTTCTGGAGCACCAAGGCCCTCATTTCCGACCTGAAACTGCACACCGTGTGCGAAGAAGCCCAGTGCCCGAACCGCTGGGAATGCTGGAGCCAGGGGACGGCCACTTTCATGATTGCCGGCGACCGCTGCACGCGCGCCTGTGGTTTCTGCGCGGTGAAGACCGCCAAGCCCTTCGCCCTGGAGGCGGATGAGCCCCAGCGCGTGGCCCAGGCGGTGAAGCGCATGAAGCTCAACCACATCGTCATCACCGCCGTGGCGCGTGACGACGTTGCGGATGGCGGCGCGGAGCATTTCGCCCGCACCATCGAGGCCGTGCGTGAGGTGCAGCCCACCATCACCATCGAGATCCTCGTGCCTGACTTCAATGAGAAGGACGATGCCCTGCGCACCGTGATGCTCTCGAAGCCGCACATCTTCAATCACAACCTGGAAACCGTCGAGCGCCTCACGCCCCTCGTCCGCAGCCGCGCGAAATACCATCGCAGTCTGCACGTGCTGAAGCGCGCCAAGGAAATGGCGGAAGAACTCGGCACCAAGGTCGCCACGAAGAGCGGCCTCATGCTCGGCCTCGGCGAGACCGAGCCGGAGCTCTTCCAGGCCATGGACGACCTCCTCGACCACGGCGTCACCGTCCTCACCCTCGGCCAGTACCTGCGCCCCTCACCCCAGCACCTTCCCGTGGTGAGCTATGTGCATCCAGATACCTTCGAAAACTACAAGCAGATCGCGCTGAACAAGGGCTTCCGCCATGTGGCGAGCGCACCGCTGGTGCGCAGCAGCTATCATGCGGCGGACTTCAAGCCGGAGTTGGATTTGTAGCCGACCACGGTCGCCAAGTATGTATTTCTTGGGCCACCTCGGTGATCATCTCAAGTCTGACGAGGTCATCGACGTGTTGGAGTGGGCGGACATGGAGGTGATTTATGCCTTCGATCGCGCGCGCGCGAGAACGCCCCGGACGTGTATCGGGCATCCGCCTACGAACACGGCTTCGAGTTCATGTTCGATGAGAAGCAGATACTGGATACCATCTTCCTTTATCTGGAGCCGACAGAAGAATTCGAGTCGTTGAACTTGGAGGAAGAGTGCGATGTGCCGTTTTTTACTTCGCTCAAGGAAGCCCAGGCCAAGGGAGCGCGGAACAACTGGCCGACGGATACAGGAAAGGCTGATTTTCTTGGAATAGTTCGCGAGTGGATTCGGTTTCGCTTCGAGGGGCACACCGTGCACTATGAATTTCACAAGGGGAAGCTTGCGATGGTGACTTTGTCGAGCGCACAGGATTGAAGTGCAAGGAGGTTGGACTTTCCAGTCCGACAGTGGGCGTTGGGCCTTCTGGCCTGACGATCATTGCCCTTCTGGCACAAGGCCCCGTTTCTTTTCTGCTGTCGGGCCGGAAGGCCCAACGCCCGCTGTCAGGGCAGAAGCCCTAACCTCCATCATTGATCGCCGCTCACTCGCGTGGCAGCATTTCTCCATTGTCATGCACCCCTTCTCCAACAAGTTCCGAATTCTGAAGCTTCTGGCGAAAATCGCCTTGCTGGCGATACCCCTCGGTCTGGTCGCATGGTACCTGCCTCATGATTCCACCGGCTCCAAGGCGTGCGCCATCGCGGTGGCACTTCTGATCGTGCCGGTTTTTCTTTTCACCTATGTCCTCACCATTCTCCACTGGAAGAGCCGGTACAAAGGTGACCACAGCGACCTCTGGGGGGTACTGCTG
Protein-coding regions in this window:
- a CDS encoding SGNH/GDSL hydrolase family protein, with product MTCLSASTSTQAASFELNAEQTARIQQYLPRTYPKLAKRAPVHAICIGDSVMINWGHGADNGNVLKAWNGIFLQELADQFIYNGGVRLVRPAKDQPAKLTNFFGPEITVQNFSRGGRLIFHALQPLSTTAFENDPDLVIVSYGINDCLNGQPLDVYRKNVQQVVDVVKSKGADLILCGPSLILLDPPEQSLALTRPYTDTMREVAQANGVFFADLGDLAWLVQFEKRVHPLDEVKKKLAKEAAKTAAATAAAADAAKDDPKAPPAPPAPRGPVLENPMSEELSNDPDKKAMVSFQQIVELLKTRFNHGDIVDLVHPDTHSQQLLGRRVYQELINGPKQVPWTMAAATVNLENAETCKLNYRLENPTQEEQTYAVLPLLTPTWTPQDAPSQVTLKPGKKTLVNILYKRAAPATSQGRSDLLPPHEAIFRLPILTVGGGMARIEEARAGVTPVAVLWNTGAAFNQQSVDLAGRIANTSGQTVVGKWEAKWMGQTATGTFSAAGQSEEPFRVKFNFPPTTRQKGTVTFQVTVGSNTYRFDRELEVVRNISLKESVPLLSPNIYVRDQVQNPLMPDTTSPGVIFRADADSNALYLTYDIYGYRLQDSPAGSGAVGLELSVDARSYGKRLAPGSTDVIRIVASAADGDATVGPLPAWVFGNEYAMYYDEKQVKCRVTSRPDGARRVTITLPRGYLYLHEWAMGNANSELGINTTLQIWQNGENGQGSYQNFCLTSNGRHRDDAESLAALELSDKPTGRWTVRLY
- the lipA gene encoding lipoyl synthase — encoded protein: MTPKIDPALHTDKKPDWIRVKLPRDPVFWSTKALISDLKLHTVCEEAQCPNRWECWSQGTATFMIAGDRCTRACGFCAVKTAKPFALEADEPQRVAQAVKRMKLNHIVITAVARDDVADGGAEHFARTIEAVREVQPTITIEILVPDFNEKDDALRTVMLSKPHIFNHNLETVERLTPLVRSRAKYHRSLHVLKRAKEMAEELGTKVATKSGLMLGLGETEPELFQAMDDLLDHGVTVLTLGQYLRPSPQHLPVVSYVHPDTFENYKQIALNKGFRHVASAPLVRSSYHAADFKPELDL